Within the Eucalyptus grandis isolate ANBG69807.140 chromosome 1, ASM1654582v1, whole genome shotgun sequence genome, the region TGTTACCTGCGATATGACTCTATGGCGGAGAAGCTCCGACGTGCCCGGTTCTTGATCCTGATATGCCGAGCCGTGGGCGTGCCCGTGAGTCGTATGGGTGTGCATGTGCAAATGCCCGGCGTGATCTTCGCTGCCGGCGGCGGCCTTGGTCTCCTCGTCCCCCTTGCTCGCCGCCGGCCGAGCCTTGCTGAAGTGGGACCTCGTGTAGTAGGAGGTCGCGTAGGCGTCCACCATCAGTGTCGCGATCGCGGCGACCATGGCCACGAACCCCGCGAAGGGGAAGTTGCCCCAGGGGTTCTGGTCGAGGCACGGCGACGTCAGGCTGTCGAACGCGTCGGGGAGGACGTGGATGAGGCCCGTCGCGAGGATCACCCCGGCCGCGAACGCCTTGACCACGAAGAACGCGTCCCTATCGGGGCCGATGGCCGGGATGACCCTCGCGAGCAGAGGGATGCACACGCCGACCGCGCTCGCGAAGAGGATGGCGAATATCGCGGCCACTTTGTACTTGAGCACCACATTCTTGGTGTCCCCCCCGCCGGCGCTGTCGCACGAGCAGTCCCCGAGGACGAGCGAGGGGAAAAGAACGAGAACGCACAGCATCAGGAACCGATGCGAACGGCGCCGGCCCGGCTCGCCCGCCATCGCGACTGGACACCCGATATCAAGAAAGCGACCGAATCGAACGCGACGCGAAGAGGGATGGCGCCTACTTGTCAAGAGTGGAAGGCGAAAGGACTCGCGGGACTCATCTTGTCGCGTGCCTGCAAGCTAAATAAGGGAGAGTATTGCATCTGAACTCGATGGAAGGAATCCGTGCTGACGCTGCCTATTAGACCAAAAATGAGGACATTTTCGGCTGGTTTTGACAGCGACGGACTGGCTCGAACTCTTTGTTCGCAGTTGGGGGGTTGGTCATGAAATCTTTGCCTGTTCAACGCAATTATAATATCCACAACGGAGGCAATTATCCGGAGGAGGGACAGAACGTGGAAGCTGGCAAGAAAGGGGTTTGAAACGTGGGGGAAGGTACAACTTa harbors:
- the LOC104433710 gene encoding zinc transporter 5, with amino-acid sequence MAGEPGRRRSHRFLMLCVLVLFPSLVLGDCSCDSAGGGDTKNVVLKYKVAAIFAILFASAVGVCIPLLARVIPAIGPDRDAFFVVKAFAAGVILATGLIHVLPDAFDSLTSPCLDQNPWGNFPFAGFVAMVAAIATLMVDAYATSYYTRSHFSKARPAASKGDEETKAAAGSEDHAGHLHMHTHTTHGHAHGSAYQDQEPGTSELLRHRVISQVLELGIVVHSVIIGISVGTSGSLQTVKTLMAALTFHQFFEGMGLGGCIAQAKFKATSTVIMAIFFSLTTPLGIAIGIGISSSYDDNSPRALIIQGIFDAASAGILVYMSLVDLLAADFMSAKVQGNGRLLLLCNVFLLFGAGCMSFLAKWA